In Anopheles arabiensis isolate DONGOLA chromosome 2, AaraD3, whole genome shotgun sequence, the genomic window atcagctCATAAAAATTGCGGAAGAAATGAGGTGTACTCTGAATGCCACAGCCAGTGCCAACCAAAGTGTGGTGATCGCCTAGATGGTATATTTTGCACAAAAGTATGTGTTAGAGGATGTGGTTGCAAGTCCGGTTACGCAAAGAAGGGTAACGCCTGCGTACGCTATACAAAAGAGAATCGATGCGCTAAAGTGGTAGCACGCCATGGACGATCCCACTGCGCGGAGACAGGGTCATATGTAAAATGTTAACTCTAAGG contains:
- the LOC120897345 gene encoding venom serine protease inhibitor-like codes for the protein MQRALIILVIVSCIQIQFLDAHKNCGRNEVYSECHSQCQPKCGDRLDGIFCTKVCVRGCGCKSGYAKKGNACVRYTKENRCAKVVARHGRSHCAETGSYVKC